In the genome of Poecilia reticulata strain Guanapo linkage group LG16, Guppy_female_1.0+MT, whole genome shotgun sequence, one region contains:
- the LOC103477626 gene encoding C-type lectin domain family 4 member G-like, with amino-acid sequence MEVGNYANVPINRGMDKVRESPKILPLVGVSFLLVCIVQSALHIYFWQQQVGLSKVFNVSECNATLLSENDIREQAVKENYVEEMSQLKQDKAKLRKENNQLKQEKTNLVQEKNKQLENEQNLKNERNQLFQERKVLQDDNNKLKAMHQENEERMKRLTEENRKLQDQISTCEITASLPHLPSTPECPPVTPPVCSQGTLPECPPGWHTLKGSCYWVSCEQSTWFDARTRCESNGADLVIVNDETELSFLSSVVGTSSTWVGLYVRHDIFSQTLVWVDGSTMTFRPNDHFYDGTSQESCTSMKSSLYYSSICYQTHGWICEKKLEKTSYLRT; translated from the exons ATGGAAGTAGGAAACTATGCGAATGTACCAATCAACAGAGGGATGGACAAGGTTAGAG aaAGTCCTAAAATTCTTCCTCTTGTTGGAGTCAGCTTTTTGCTGGTGTGTATCGTACAATCAGCTCTCCACATTTATTTCTGGCAGCAACAAG TTGGGCTTTCTAAAGTCTTTAATGTCTCAGAATGCAATGCCACCTTGCTATCAGAAAATGACATCAGAGAACAGGCTGTAAAGGAAAACTATGTTGAAGAAATGAGTCAACTGAAACAGGATAAAGCCAAACTGAGAAAAGAGAACAATCAACTGAAGCAGGAAAAAACTAATCTGGttcaagagaaaaataaacaacttgaaaatgaacagaatttaaaaaatgaaaggaatCAACTCTTCCAAGAGAGAAAAGTCCTACAGGATGACAATAACAAACTCAAAGCGATGCATCAAGAGAATGAAGAGAGAATGAAGCGCCTGACggaggaaaacagaaagctgCAAGATCAGATATCTACATGTGAAATAACAG CTTCATTGCCCCACCTGCCATCCACCCCGGAATGCCCACCAGTAACTCCCCCAGTATGTTCCCAAGGAACTCTCCCAGAATGCCCCCCTGGATGGCACACATTGAAGGGGAGCTGCTACTGGGTTTCTTGTGAGCAAAGCACCTGGTTTGATGCTAGAACCAGATGTGAGTCGAACGGCGCGGATCTCGTGATTGTCAATGATGAAACAGAACTG AGTTTCTTGTCCAGTGTTGTGGGAACAAGCAGCACTTGGGTCGGCTTGTATGTCAGACACGACATCTTCTCTCAGACTCTGGTGTGGGTGGATGGAAGCACAATGACCTTTAG ACCCAATGATCATTTTTACGATGGGACCAGTCAGGAGAGTTGCACGTCCATGAAGTCAAGTCTGTACTACTCAAGCATTTGCTACCAAACCCATGGTTGGATCTGTGAGAAGAAGTTGGAAAAAACGTCCTATTTGCGCAcataa